One stretch of Arachis hypogaea cultivar Tifrunner chromosome 20, arahy.Tifrunner.gnm2.J5K5, whole genome shotgun sequence DNA includes these proteins:
- the LOC112784692 gene encoding kinetochore protein NDC80 homolog, protein MRPPAGSRRQPDDSFIPPPPPTPLDFHQRNQFPRDSDASFASSRPSSAGGGAGRTRFEDYKERHFQQSVISAINSFLKSRESTIRFKSGGTTPSAKDIIETLKLLLREIEYPVSKLEEDLPPLLKRLNYPFKLNKSILKSPAAPHQWPYLLALIHWLLQIASFGSHLSQSTSNTVSSLLQVNLVHQYTLNSYLNYIKGHDDVVEELELDIIDKLNHQKALAQEKLEAANNELKSLRDDLERLRLHPVKKEELEKTKGMLEDDVKKFNLLIEDVGRKIEEMEKVLAEKEKVLEAKERENHRVCEENKELRRTVEAQPVNARDVERMKRELQALEREIQEGELARNVWEDKFWEMENNLSHKFKELEALALDCNQELRRLKIGDDIQYQLNAKGTTPADIMGFDHKLSLKPALNSYAEDIKKISMGRWEELISYQQMSNENAARLEEKRNNVATLQSQIDKWCPRKDTLLLGLVRQ, encoded by the exons ATGAGACCCCCCGCCGGATCCCGCCGACAACCCGATGACTCATTCATTCCGCCGCCGCCGCCAACTCCGCTGGATTTCCATCAGCGCAATCAGTTCCCCCGCGACTCCGACGCCAGTTTCGCAAGCAGCCGCCCTTCTTCCGCCGGAGGCGGCGCGGGGCGCACGAGGTTCGAGGACTACAAGGAGCGCCACTTTCAGCAATCAGTGATTTCCGCCATCAACTCGTTCCTAAAGTCGCGGGAGTCTACCATCAGGTTCAAATCCGGCGGCACCACACCTTCCGCGAAGGACATCATCGAAACCCTAAAGTTGCTTCTGAGAGAGATCGAGTACCCTGTGTCGAAACTCGAAGAGGATCTTCCCCCTCTCCTGAAGCGCCTCAATTACCCGTTCAAGCTCAACAAGTCCATCCTCAAATCCCCCGCTGCCCCTCACCAGTGGCCTTACTTGCTCGCACTCATTCACTGGCTCCTTCAGATCGCCTCCTTCGGCTCTCACCTCTCCCAATCCACCTCCAATACCGTCTCTTCCCTCCTCCAGGTCAACCTTGTCCACCAGTACACCCTCAATTCCTATCTTAACTACATTAAGGGCCATGATGATGTGGTTGAAGAACTCGAACTCGACATCATCGACAAGCTCAACCACCAGAAGGCCCTCGCCCAGGAGAAGCTCGAGGCTGCCAACAATGAGCTCAAGAGTTTGAGGGATGACTTGGAGAGGCTGAGGTTGCATCCCGTAAAGAAGGAGGAGCTGGAGAAGACTAAG GGCATGCTAGAGGACGATGTGAAGAAATTTAATCTTCTGATTGAGGATGTTGGGAGAAAGATTGAGGAGATGGAGAAGGTGCTGGCAGAGAAGGAGAAGGTTCTGGAGGCGAAGGAGCGGGAGAACCATAGGGTTTGCGAGGAGAACAAGGAACTCAGGAGGACGGTAGAGGCACAGCCTGTGAATGCGAGGGATGTGGAGAGGATGAAGAGGGAGTTGCAGGCTTTGGAGAGGGAGATCCAGGAGGGCGAGCTTGCCCGGAATGTTTGGGAGGACAAGTTCTGGGAAATGGAGAATAATCTTTCTCACAAGTTCAAGGAGCTTGAGGCGCTTGCTTTGGATTGCAACCAAGAGCTGAGGAG GTTGAAGATCGGTGATGATATTCAGTATCAGTTGAATGCCAAGGGAACTACGCCTGCTGATATTATGGGTTTTGACCATAAATTGAGTCTGAAGCCTGCACTTAACTCATACGCTGAGGACATTAAGAAGATTTCTATGGGGAGATGGGAAGAGTTA